The following proteins are co-located in the Chryseobacterium daecheongense genome:
- a CDS encoding helix-turn-helix domain containing protein — translation MEDKKTSINYGKIYLDIISKKFPEKATEFEEALQKTTLTALDIIKINQKIYGLTNQESNTQSQKFRSYDRASIIEMLDYQKNNLLNNTQTAKHFSISRNTITKWKKKYY, via the coding sequence ATGGAAGATAAAAAAACATCAATTAATTATGGTAAAATTTATTTGGATATTATTTCTAAAAAATTTCCCGAAAAAGCTACAGAATTTGAAGAGGCATTACAAAAGACAACTCTTACTGCATTAGACATCATTAAAATAAATCAAAAAATATACGGATTAACTAATCAGGAATCGAATACACAAAGTCAAAAATTTCGTTCATATGATCGTGCTTCAATAATAGAAATGTTAGATTATCAAAAAAATAACCTTTTGAATAATACACAAACCGCTAAACATTTCAGTATCAGTAGAAATACTATTACAAAATGGAAGAAAAAATATTATTAA
- a CDS encoding redoxin domain-containing protein — translation MKKIIVLILGIFFLVSKGQDIAMDFPYFKGKSYDFVLFQGSEAKTVFQGTIPENGKFILHIPKEYAPYRGMSRWLITGSKEGGGLDLLIPGHSFSVSCSEEKPTDKNIIYTNNTEIPELNSLYKKEQAIFARYGAMLQATKSFSKTDKNYLIFEKEAQTQVQAYGDYQGELKKNKSYASGLINIINITQGIGTGLFEAEEEKAKNISDYITRDLDWDALYTSGHWTEVIASWADIHALVLEDPKSFAKDVETVSSRIKNPAEYRDFAERLAVAFTRNGRDDFISAITPIIRACGKISSFEGPLSVFVSAAVGMQAPDLDLRASGYKVLKSSSFSGKGYDKTLLLFYRSDCGPCEDLLKDLSGKYDMLKSRGVHIISVSGDQAESLFKEKGKELPWEDKYCDYKGFEGVNFRNYGISGTPTVFLIDGEGKIIERRASLTDIMGRL, via the coding sequence ATGAAAAAAATAATAGTATTAATTTTAGGGATTTTCTTTTTGGTATCCAAAGGGCAGGATATTGCAATGGATTTTCCTTATTTTAAAGGCAAGAGCTACGATTTTGTGCTCTTTCAGGGGAGTGAGGCCAAAACAGTGTTCCAAGGGACAATTCCTGAAAACGGGAAGTTTATTTTACATATTCCCAAGGAGTATGCTCCCTATCGGGGTATGAGTCGTTGGCTTATCACCGGGAGTAAAGAAGGGGGCGGACTTGATCTGCTGATCCCGGGGCACAGCTTCTCGGTAAGCTGCAGTGAAGAAAAGCCCACGGATAAGAACATTATCTACACCAATAATACGGAAATCCCTGAGCTTAATAGTCTTTATAAAAAAGAGCAGGCGATCTTCGCCAGATATGGAGCCATGCTCCAGGCCACGAAATCTTTTTCAAAGACGGATAAAAACTATTTGATTTTTGAAAAAGAGGCTCAAACTCAAGTTCAGGCTTATGGGGATTATCAGGGAGAGCTAAAGAAAAACAAGAGTTATGCATCAGGCCTTATCAATATCATTAATATTACCCAGGGTATAGGAACTGGTCTTTTTGAAGCGGAGGAAGAAAAGGCAAAAAACATCAGTGATTATATTACCAGGGATCTCGATTGGGACGCCCTGTATACTTCCGGGCACTGGACGGAGGTGATCGCTTCCTGGGCAGATATTCATGCCTTAGTATTGGAGGATCCTAAGTCCTTTGCCAAAGATGTAGAAACCGTAAGCTCCCGAATCAAAAATCCTGCGGAGTATAGGGATTTTGCAGAAAGACTGGCCGTGGCGTTCACCCGTAACGGGAGAGATGATTTTATCAGTGCTATTACGCCCATCATCAGGGCTTGCGGCAAGATAAGTTCTTTCGAAGGCCCCTTATCTGTTTTTGTATCTGCAGCAGTAGGAATGCAGGCTCCAGATCTTGATCTTCGTGCTTCGGGATATAAAGTTCTTAAAAGTAGTTCCTTTTCAGGAAAGGGTTATGATAAAACACTATTACTTTTTTACCGATCAGATTGTGGTCCCTGTGAAGATCTTTTAAAAGATCTTAGTGGGAAATATGATATGCTAAAATCAAGAGGGGTTCATATAATCTCTGTCTCCGGTGATCAGGCAGAATCGTTATTTAAAGAAAAGGGCAAGGAATTACCCTGGGAGGATAAATATTGTGATTATAAAGGTTTTGAAGGGGTTAATTTTAGAAATTACGGTATATCGGGTACCCCTACTGTTTTTCTAATTGATGGTGAGGGTAAAATAATAGAAAGAAGGGCTTCCCTAACGGATATTATGGGAAGGTTATGA
- a CDS encoding alpha/beta hydrolase gives MDKINRPIENDSNILKDIRSFLIKMNSENPKTNDEMSIEDTRDMLIKSSTSMNFDYSDIDVFNMDIQQDGISININIVKPKKAEGQLPVFMFFHGGGWTFEDFLTHKKLVRDLVVESGAVAVFPNYTLSPEVTYPIALNQVYAATKWISFHGDKIGVDGKKLAVVGNSAGGNLAAAVALMAKDKKGPNILYQILLWPVTDSDFSRESYKKYGQDRFLTTETMKWMWDNYVPDLIKRKEKYASPNQASIEELQGLPPALIQIAENDILYDEGIEYGRKLDEAGVATTIAVYKGLIHDYGKLEHLSHIQSVRDSVTQVAIALKNILFK, from the coding sequence TGAAGGATATTCGGTCTTTTCTTATAAAGATGAATAGTGAAAATCCCAAAACAAATGATGAAATGAGTATAGAAGATACTAGAGATATGCTTATTAAAAGTAGTACATCTATGAACTTTGATTACTCAGATATTGATGTTTTCAATATGGATATTCAGCAAGACGGGATATCTATAAATATTAATATTGTAAAGCCAAAAAAGGCAGAAGGGCAACTTCCCGTATTTATGTTTTTTCATGGTGGCGGTTGGACTTTTGAGGATTTTTTAACTCATAAAAAATTGGTAAGGGATCTGGTTGTTGAAAGTGGAGCTGTAGCAGTATTTCCAAATTATACCTTGTCTCCTGAAGTAACATATCCTATTGCTCTTAATCAAGTATATGCTGCTACAAAGTGGATTTCTTTTCATGGAGACAAAATTGGGGTTGATGGGAAGAAATTGGCTGTCGTTGGAAATAGTGCAGGAGGAAATTTAGCAGCAGCAGTAGCTTTAATGGCGAAAGATAAAAAAGGGCCTAATATTCTGTATCAGATTTTATTATGGCCTGTCACCGATTCTGATTTTTCTCGAGAGTCATATAAAAAATACGGACAAGATAGGTTTTTAACGACTGAAACAATGAAGTGGATGTGGGATAATTATGTTCCTGACCTGATTAAAAGAAAGGAAAAGTATGCTTCTCCAAATCAAGCGTCTATTGAGGAGTTGCAAGGACTGCCTCCAGCGCTTATTCAGATTGCTGAGAATGATATACTTTATGACGAAGGAATAGAATATGGTCGAAAGCTTGACGAGGCAGGAGTTGCAACTACAATTGCTGTTTATAAGGGATTAATCCACGATTATGGTAAGTTAGAACATCTTTCACATATTCAGTCTGTTAGGGATTCTGTTACACAGGTAGCAATAGCTCTTAAAAATATACTTTTTAAGTGA
- a CDS encoding FISUMP domain-containing protein encodes MRKTLLLIFGCFCCIALSGQVGINNTNPKATLDVMAKNSDGSSAEGLLAPRLTGDQIQSGNSRYGLDQAGTLIYATSGVSSPDAVTQNITTAGYYYFDGTAWQVLGGSAGVSDYNIYDSDGSLSGNRQVDLSGKNLGFTGGNVGVGIAVADASAILDVSSTTQGFAPPRVTKVQRDNIVSPVSGLIVYCTDCGVGSTGCLSLNLGTPGAPNWSCVGSTTSSTVVTSECTGFSGTYTSGSALSGASYKVTVTNNSFSSATINFSSGDLVLSGITGLTVGTPTFSGGSVSGSNVTLTSGQTVVISYPITGTPGANGTLTGVWTKLSLSCTSSQIVGKGTARFTLPQNLYVASVNLGGTGDVQGVVDNGSNKLTIQVPYTGGKGSYDAYTSAWISNNSGSGQGGDTNKFRVSYPAGTFSSSGSIAVSIEVDGDGSFNALKLLPGNTMVLGTLPFAHNGIYDGDIIIHIVTCGAFIAPGVFKAFMCHNLGADMNADPFQPSASIHGAKYQWGAKTGQAGRYISQADDQANSGAIGGWISSPLPNNSWSDTTKTAQDPCPVGYRVPTNDQWQKVIANNSFTTTGTWTNSPTNYSSGGKFGNTLFLPAAGSRNNVNGALFSRGNNGYYWSSTQYASAYAYNLNFGSTGVNVITNRTNGYSVRCIQE; translated from the coding sequence ATGAGAAAAACACTATTACTAATTTTCGGATGCTTTTGTTGTATTGCTTTGAGCGGTCAGGTAGGCATCAATAATACGAATCCCAAGGCTACATTAGATGTAATGGCCAAAAACAGTGATGGGAGTAGCGCGGAGGGTCTTCTTGCCCCTCGTTTAACAGGCGATCAGATTCAATCAGGCAATTCCCGTTATGGTTTGGATCAGGCGGGAACTCTTATTTATGCCACTTCTGGAGTAAGTAGCCCAGATGCTGTAACTCAAAATATTACCACTGCTGGTTATTATTACTTTGATGGTACTGCCTGGCAGGTTTTGGGAGGTAGTGCAGGAGTCTCTGATTATAATATTTATGATTCAGATGGATCTCTTTCGGGTAATCGTCAGGTTGATTTGTCAGGAAAGAACCTTGGTTTTACAGGCGGTAATGTTGGTGTTGGAATTGCAGTAGCGGATGCTTCAGCAATATTAGATGTAAGCAGTACGACGCAGGGTTTTGCTCCTCCTCGTGTTACCAAAGTACAAAGGGATAATATTGTATCCCCAGTTTCCGGTTTGATTGTTTATTGTACAGATTGTGGAGTGGGTTCTACGGGTTGTTTATCCCTGAATTTGGGAACTCCTGGAGCACCTAACTGGAGCTGTGTAGGCTCTACAACATCTTCTACCGTGGTAACTTCCGAATGTACCGGTTTTTCAGGTACCTACACTTCGGGCTCAGCCTTATCAGGAGCCAGTTATAAAGTAACGGTAACGAATAATTCTTTTTCTTCTGCGACGATCAATTTTTCTTCGGGAGATTTGGTTTTAAGTGGTATTACAGGTCTAACGGTTGGTACTCCCACTTTTTCAGGAGGATCAGTAAGTGGGAGTAATGTTACTTTGACTTCTGGGCAGACAGTTGTTATAAGCTATCCTATTACGGGTACTCCGGGAGCCAATGGTACCCTTACGGGTGTCTGGACAAAGCTTTCCCTTTCTTGTACGAGTAGCCAAATAGTAGGTAAGGGTACTGCCCGTTTTACTCTTCCTCAAAACCTGTATGTTGCTTCTGTGAATTTGGGAGGAACAGGAGATGTCCAGGGAGTTGTAGATAACGGATCTAATAAGCTTACGATTCAAGTCCCTTATACTGGAGGGAAAGGTAGTTATGACGCTTATACGAGCGCATGGATTTCCAATAATTCAGGAAGTGGCCAGGGAGGAGACACTAATAAGTTTAGGGTTTCTTATCCTGCGGGAACGTTTAGTAGTTCGGGAAGTATTGCGGTGAGTATTGAGGTAGATGGGGATGGTAGTTTTAATGCCTTAAAGCTTCTTCCTGGAAATACTATGGTTTTGGGAACGCTTCCTTTTGCTCACAATGGCATTTATGATGGCGATATCATCATCCATATTGTAACGTGTGGAGCATTTATAGCACCGGGAGTCTTTAAGGCGTTTATGTGTCATAATTTAGGGGCTGATATGAATGCAGATCCCTTCCAACCTTCGGCCTCTATTCACGGAGCTAAATACCAATGGGGAGCTAAGACAGGCCAGGCAGGACGTTATATAAGCCAGGCGGATGATCAGGCTAATAGTGGTGCTATTGGAGGATGGATTAGTTCTCCGCTTCCTAATAACAGCTGGTCTGATACAACGAAGACTGCGCAGGATCCATGTCCTGTAGGATATAGGGTTCCTACAAATGACCAATGGCAGAAGGTGATTGCTAATAATAGCTTCACTACTACAGGGACCTGGACAAATAGCCCAACGAATTACAGCAGTGGAGGCAAGTTTGGAAATACATTATTTCTGCCAGCCGCCGGCAGCCGTAACAACGTGAATGGAGCCCTGTTCAGCCGTGGCAACAACGGGTACTATTGGAGCAGTACGCAGTACGCAAGTGCCTACGCCTACAACTTGAACTTTGGTAGCACCGGGGTGAATGTCATCACAAACCGTACAAACGGGTACAGTGTTCGTTGTATTCAGGAATAG
- a CDS encoding SMP-30/gluconolactonase/LRE family protein, with translation MCFRLAVTWVTLHLLFQYSYGQILNKPESVDFDPNTETYYISNIGGSSGGFIVVDSKKKTTEVKKEGKGQYLGIKRYGKYIICAIDQDNTKENGLSDEVALYDAKSYKLIKTISIPGAIQLNDIEVDERGVVYVTDRGANQVYEVNIVSGSFNPLLKENNILTPNGLFYDLKTKLLYICTTNETNNAIYILDPKSRKIEDKIAIPFSNLDGIIIDKNDNIYVSSWSNDWKSSRILKLGSDKKSISVLMENENGMADIAYDKVNNRILIACMYKNTIQVLHL, from the coding sequence ATGTGTTTTCGTTTAGCTGTTACATGGGTAACATTACATTTATTATTTCAATATTCTTATGGTCAAATTCTTAACAAACCGGAAAGTGTTGATTTTGATCCTAATACAGAAACTTATTATATATCCAATATTGGAGGAAGCTCTGGAGGTTTTATTGTTGTTGATTCTAAAAAGAAAACAACTGAGGTGAAAAAGGAAGGAAAAGGACAATATTTGGGAATTAAACGCTATGGAAAATATATTATATGTGCTATTGACCAAGATAATACAAAAGAAAATGGATTGTCTGATGAAGTAGCATTATATGATGCAAAAAGTTATAAACTGATTAAAACAATATCAATACCAGGTGCCATACAGTTGAATGATATTGAAGTTGATGAACGAGGGGTGGTTTATGTGACTGATAGAGGAGCTAATCAAGTATATGAAGTTAATATTGTTTCCGGTTCTTTTAATCCGTTATTAAAAGAAAATAATATTTTAACTCCTAATGGTCTTTTTTATGATTTGAAAACAAAACTTCTTTATATATGTACAACTAATGAAACTAATAATGCAATATATATTTTAGATCCCAAGAGTAGAAAAATAGAAGATAAGATAGCAATACCTTTCTCAAATTTAGATGGAATAATAATTGACAAGAATGATAATATCTATGTCTCTTCATGGTCGAATGATTGGAAATCTTCCCGGATATTGAAATTGGGCTCCGATAAAAAATCTATAAGCGTTTTGATGGAAAATGAAAATGGAATGGCTGATATTGCCTATGATAAAGTAAACAATCGTATTCTTATTGCTTGTATGTATAAAAATACTATACAAGTACTTCATTTATAG
- a CDS encoding helix-turn-helix domain-containing protein, with protein MNNVKDIHIGTLIKQIVLEDKIKISRICTFLNATEAEINDMYNSESLDSTILLRWSKLLEYDLFRIFSQHLILYSPPSKRERENVKKKSTVPQFRKNIYTKELIDYIIEIVIKGEMSRKEVVQEYGIPKTTLYRWLVKYSPKINEQFSK; from the coding sequence ATGAATAACGTAAAAGATATCCACATTGGAACTCTCATTAAACAAATAGTATTGGAGGATAAAATTAAAATATCCCGTATATGCACTTTCTTAAATGCTACGGAAGCGGAAATTAATGATATGTACAACTCTGAAAGCCTTGATTCAACAATATTATTAAGATGGTCAAAGCTTTTGGAATATGATCTCTTCAGAATCTTCTCACAACATTTGATTTTATATTCCCCACCGTCGAAAAGAGAACGAGAAAATGTTAAAAAAAAATCTACCGTTCCTCAATTTAGAAAAAATATTTATACCAAAGAACTCATAGATTACATTATCGAAATTGTGATAAAAGGAGAGATGTCCAGAAAAGAAGTAGTTCAAGAGTATGGAATTCCAAAAACAACTCTATATAGGTGGCTGGTAAAATACAGTCCCAAAATCAACGAACAATTTTCAAAATAA
- a CDS encoding LuxR C-terminal-related transcriptional regulator gives MKKIPYCFLLLCIFVNLHSQEIDPHLVTQRASTNETKEIKRFLALSKKQYEEMDFKASQKSANKALLKSQKIHYSYGIAYSNFYIAQSLFDIGKPNIALQYLLAAEKEEYSQESPILMSDIYIKRSNIYSSLMMPGKAVEIQKQGFKFINKIKDKKSIVLQEIKAYNNLVYLYLAENNQDSIRFYLAKTKHNINIIGESRVPTEEITTNYNLIGISQLSNKHYDSVEYCLKKSLKIAKARKFKSTNFTYLIWGDMKKEMNQPDSALYYYTTALKNTQELRLTKAYPFIYHRIADVYQSKGNMEKSNEFNAKIIDFQDKSIKQISNNQEEAVENLITDEKTKSKTHITQYLIWFVLLTLIISILIFYYFTGRQRLIKNKINIQNSIIAEKEEKNLSLEQKINEAFDEVIRLAKENSTEFIKRFDEVYPTVIPTLLKIDPKLQTRELTFCGYLYLNFSTKEIAQYTFVTPRAVQLRKNRLRKKLNIPSDQDIYLWMKNKAMDHN, from the coding sequence ATGAAAAAAATTCCATATTGTTTTTTGCTATTATGCATTTTTGTAAATCTTCATAGCCAAGAAATTGATCCCCATTTAGTAACTCAGCGAGCTTCTACTAATGAAACAAAAGAAATTAAGCGTTTTTTAGCTCTATCTAAAAAGCAATACGAGGAAATGGATTTTAAAGCCAGCCAAAAAAGTGCCAATAAAGCCTTACTAAAAAGCCAAAAAATCCATTACTCTTATGGCATCGCATACAGCAATTTTTATATTGCCCAATCCCTTTTTGACATCGGGAAACCAAATATTGCTCTACAATATTTATTAGCGGCAGAAAAAGAAGAGTATTCCCAGGAGAGCCCAATATTAATGTCTGATATTTATATAAAAAGGAGTAATATATATAGCTCTCTAATGATGCCTGGAAAGGCAGTTGAGATACAAAAACAAGGTTTTAAATTTATAAACAAAATTAAAGATAAAAAAAGCATAGTTCTACAAGAAATTAAAGCATATAATAATTTGGTTTATTTATATCTTGCTGAAAATAATCAGGATTCTATTCGGTTTTACTTAGCAAAAACTAAACATAATATTAATATCATAGGTGAGTCCAGGGTGCCAACAGAAGAAATTACTACAAATTATAATTTAATTGGAATATCCCAACTTTCAAATAAACACTATGACTCAGTAGAATACTGCTTAAAGAAGTCTCTGAAAATTGCAAAAGCCAGAAAATTCAAAAGTACAAACTTCACTTATTTAATTTGGGGAGATATGAAAAAGGAAATGAATCAACCTGATTCAGCGTTATACTACTATACAACAGCATTAAAAAATACTCAAGAGCTACGGCTCACAAAGGCATATCCCTTTATTTATCATCGCATTGCTGATGTTTATCAATCAAAAGGAAATATGGAAAAATCCAATGAATTTAATGCTAAAATTATAGATTTTCAGGATAAATCTATAAAACAGATTTCAAATAATCAGGAAGAGGCTGTTGAAAATTTAATTACCGATGAAAAAACGAAATCAAAAACCCATATAACTCAATATCTCATCTGGTTTGTATTATTAACTCTCATTATTTCGATCTTAATTTTTTATTATTTTACAGGACGACAACGTTTAATAAAAAACAAAATTAACATTCAAAATAGTATAATAGCAGAGAAAGAAGAAAAAAATTTATCACTAGAGCAGAAAATAAATGAAGCATTTGATGAAGTAATAAGGCTAGCCAAAGAAAATAGCACGGAGTTTATCAAACGATTTGATGAAGTATACCCAACAGTTATTCCTACTCTACTAAAAATAGATCCCAAACTTCAGACCCGGGAGCTTACATTTTGTGGATACCTATACTTAAATTTTTCAACTAAAGAAATTGCGCAGTACACTTTTGTCACTCCTAGAGCTGTTCAGCTTAGGAAAAACAGACTCCGTAAGAAGCTTAATATTCCTTCTGATCAGGATATTTATTTATGGATGAAAAACAAGGCAATGGATCATAATTAA
- a CDS encoding GMC family oxidoreductase encodes MGKQENTIGQKYDHIVIGAGSAGCILTRRLLDAGKKVLLIEAGPIDNKPEIHDPMGSIALWNSDVDWAFETEPQKFANNRRLPFPRGKTLGGSSSFNGMIYVRGAKQDFDTWAYLGNHGWDYESVKNNFKRFEQFIPEEDAINKDELGTKGDLPITLNPQPTDITKAFIADAVDLGIPYNPNYNDGNEMFGAYHTWLTLKDNKRMSSWVAFLEPLKNHPNLTVLVNANVTRVVFSGETAVGVAYTIDSSEDEEQAYAKDDIILSAGSINTPKILMLSGIGDQEHLKEVGISSKVHLPGVGQNLQDHINVPHVWETHENIPLSKAQGLEGTFFWKTKPDMKVPDMQPILITFPYPMEKSPENGFTIVSTLLHPQSRGIIKLKSNNPNDKPIIDPRFLEDPDDLNALVLQTLFLRKLVTGKQMGSLIKKEFSPGAEVDSIEDLENFIKAHAVSDHHQVGTAKMGVDKMAVVDPRLKVYGVKNLRVADGSIMPMINTGNTNAACIMIGDRAADFILNSEI; translated from the coding sequence ATGGGAAAACAAGAAAATACTATAGGTCAGAAATATGATCATATTGTAATAGGTGCAGGGTCAGCCGGATGTATTTTAACAAGGAGATTACTTGACGCGGGTAAAAAAGTTTTGCTTATTGAGGCTGGGCCTATTGATAATAAACCCGAAATACATGATCCAATGGGATCTATAGCATTATGGAATTCGGATGTTGATTGGGCCTTTGAGACAGAGCCTCAAAAATTTGCTAATAATCGTAGGTTACCCTTTCCCAGGGGAAAAACTTTGGGAGGGAGCAGTTCATTTAATGGAATGATCTATGTAAGAGGTGCAAAACAAGATTTTGATACCTGGGCCTATTTGGGAAACCATGGTTGGGATTATGAATCAGTAAAAAATAATTTTAAAAGATTCGAGCAATTTATTCCTGAAGAGGATGCTATTAATAAGGATGAATTGGGAACTAAGGGTGATTTGCCTATAACTTTAAATCCCCAACCGACCGATATTACAAAGGCGTTCATTGCCGATGCTGTTGATTTGGGAATTCCTTATAACCCAAATTATAATGATGGTAATGAGATGTTTGGGGCCTATCATACATGGTTAACCCTTAAAGATAACAAAAGGATGAGTAGTTGGGTTGCTTTCCTGGAGCCTTTAAAAAATCATCCTAATCTTACTGTTTTGGTTAATGCCAATGTTACTCGGGTAGTATTTTCTGGCGAAACAGCAGTTGGTGTAGCATATACCATTGATTCTTCCGAAGATGAAGAACAAGCTTATGCGAAAGATGATATTATATTAAGTGCAGGTTCAATTAATACTCCAAAGATATTAATGCTGTCAGGAATAGGAGATCAGGAGCATCTTAAAGAAGTAGGTATTAGTTCTAAAGTACATTTACCAGGTGTGGGACAGAATTTACAAGACCATATTAATGTTCCGCATGTATGGGAGACACATGAAAATATTCCTCTGTCTAAAGCCCAAGGTTTGGAAGGAACATTTTTTTGGAAAACAAAACCAGATATGAAGGTACCGGACATGCAACCAATTCTTATAACATTTCCATATCCCATGGAAAAATCACCTGAAAATGGTTTTACAATTGTTTCAACATTATTACACCCACAAAGTAGAGGGATAATTAAACTAAAATCAAACAACCCCAATGATAAACCTATTATTGATCCGAGATTTTTAGAAGATCCGGATGATTTGAATGCACTTGTACTGCAAACGCTTTTTCTTCGTAAATTAGTTACTGGAAAGCAAATGGGGTCGCTTATTAAAAAGGAATTTTCTCCAGGAGCTGAAGTTGATAGTATTGAAGATCTTGAAAACTTTATTAAGGCCCATGCTGTCAGTGATCACCACCAAGTGGGTACAGCTAAAATGGGTGTAGACAAAATGGCAGTTGTCGACCCACGGTTAAAGGTATATGGTGTTAAGAATCTTAGAGTAGCTGATGGCTCTATCATGCCAATGATAAACACAGGTAATACAAACGCAGCTTGCATTATGATCGGAGACCGTGCTGCTGACTTTATACTAAATTCGGAAATATAG
- a CDS encoding Crp/Fnr family transcriptional regulator: protein MVYKLFLKHVEEYIKVDDELKVSLTKLFEYRKIKSKTHLQLAGEPCNFIYFIISGCLKSYYTDKNGKDHILSFLSPGLWASDLNSFINGLHSDYSIMSIMKTEVLQISRPSFEKLLANHIIMETFFRNILQGALTTQQTKLVNILSLTSQERYENFLKLYPSVIQHVSYKDIASYLNMTPEHLSFLRKKMLNDEKNSFAST from the coding sequence ATGGTATACAAATTATTTTTAAAGCATGTCGAAGAATATATCAAAGTAGATGATGAATTAAAAGTATCTCTTACTAAGCTTTTTGAATATAGGAAAATAAAAAGTAAAACTCATTTACAATTGGCTGGAGAACCTTGTAATTTTATATATTTTATTATTTCAGGATGTCTTAAATCATACTATACGGATAAAAATGGGAAAGATCATATTCTCTCATTTTTATCCCCAGGACTATGGGCCTCAGATCTGAATTCATTTATCAATGGATTACATTCAGATTACTCAATAATGTCAATTATGAAAACAGAAGTCTTACAAATATCAAGACCCTCATTTGAGAAACTATTGGCTAATCATATAATAATGGAAACTTTCTTCAGAAATATATTGCAAGGAGCACTCACAACGCAACAGACCAAACTGGTAAACATCCTTTCTTTAACATCCCAAGAACGATATGAAAATTTTCTTAAATTATACCCCTCAGTTATTCAACATGTTTCGTATAAAGATATTGCCTCATACCTAAATATGACACCGGAGCACTTAAGTTTTCTACGTAAAAAGATGCTTAACGACGAAAAAAACAGCTTTGCTAGCACTTGA
- a CDS encoding NAD(P)H-dependent oxidoreductase, whose amino-acid sequence MGKVIGILAGSLHRDSFSKKIAKTIKSFVPQEGYEFKIIDLEGLPVYNQDFDTDKNIPWAIERFRADMQSVNGVIFVTPEYNRSVPSVLKNAIDIGSTPFGKSIWNGKPAAIFSHSPGNISGFGANHHLRQSLVFLNMPTMQQPEVYITNSDALFSVNGVMIEGSTKDFVRSAVNSYIKWFEKSYSTI is encoded by the coding sequence ATGGGAAAAGTTATAGGAATTCTTGCAGGAAGTTTGCATAGAGATTCATTTTCAAAAAAAATAGCCAAAACAATTAAATCCTTTGTCCCGCAGGAGGGATATGAATTTAAAATTATTGATTTGGAAGGATTACCCGTGTACAATCAAGATTTTGATACCGACAAAAATATTCCTTGGGCTATTGAAAGATTTAGGGCAGATATGCAAAGTGTAAATGGTGTTATATTTGTAACCCCGGAATACAATAGATCTGTTCCCAGTGTTTTAAAAAATGCAATTGATATAGGCTCAACACCATTCGGAAAGAGTATTTGGAACGGGAAACCGGCAGCAATTTTCAGTCATTCTCCTGGGAATATTTCGGGTTTTGGAGCTAATCATCATTTAAGACAAAGTCTTGTATTTCTTAATATGCCAACCATGCAACAGCCAGAGGTTTATATTACAAATAGTGATGCGCTGTTTTCTGTAAATGGAGTTATGATTGAAGGCAGCACAAAAGATTTTGTAAGGAGTGCAGTGAACTCTTACATTAAATGGTTTGAAAAAAGCTACAGTACTATTTAG